The genomic segment atgaaaattagcCAAAAAAATATGATCAGCTAAGTCTGAAATGAGACTTGAAAATGGCTGCAGCAAACTGAAAATTGTGCTTtataggaataaaaaataaagacacaaaagtACAATAGCAAACTATATTTCATCTACCAGGTATATCACAACTGTTTCATCTGTTCATCATTTAGAGAAAACACCAGATAAATTCTTGAAATGAACTAATGTAAAGTCATGAATTCAGGGAGACTACTGTAAAGCTTTATAAATGATGGTTTATCACTTGGAAAGCACATCTTGCTTTGAAATACCGTATGAGATACAGTAGAGATCCATGATCTCAATCCATATGCTCTAGTTCATCCTTATGTAGCTACAAAATGGAGTTGCTGTTGCATATTTTTCCTTATATAGGCTATGGTTGGTCCAGGCTGGACATTTAAGTTGAGCTTTTCTGAAATAGTACTTGAACTTGTTATTGATAAGGAATCTGAATTGCCCTATCTTTCCTGCTTATTAGAGTATTTGTCTATGTCCTAAATTCCCCTTTCCTAGAACCTCTCTTTCTCTTAtcaacatatatacacacacatacttatatatgaatatatatatgagtatatgtattcctatatgaatatatatctatatgtgtaGTCATTGCATTCCTGCTCAACTTAGCTATaactttacaaaataattaaagcCTATCTAATGCTGATAAAAGGAAGAGCAGGTGTAAAGCTCAGGTCCCTTCTAATTTTGCAAAAAGCCTAGAAATCCTGGAGCTCTCACAGTTCTAAAAGAAAGGCTCAAGCCCTACTGTGCTCAGAAAATAGGCGAATGATGCCTCTCTGAATTTGCTGGGTCTTGATGCTGTATATAATGGGGTTCAtgaatggaggaaagagaaagtagaCATAGCTCATGGTCACATGGACCACACGTGGAGCATGTTTCCCAAACCTGTGGATGAAAGTCAGGCCAATCGCAGTGATGTAAAAGACCAAAACACAGCTAATGTGGGAGACACAAGTGTTGAGGGCCTTAGCTCGCTCCTCTCCAGAGGCGATACCCCCAACTGTCTTAAGGATTAGGACATAAGAAAAGAGGATAATCAGAGCATCCAGGAAGAAAGTCAGAGCAGCCAGAATAACCGGGTAAACACGATTAAATGTAATATCAGCACAGGCGAGTTTCATGACATCTTGGTGGAGGCAAAAAGCATGAGAAAGAACATGGGAATGGCAATATGGGAACCAACAGAGTGGCAGAATTGGGGGCACAATGGGCACAAAGCCCCTCACCAGTACCCCAAATCCTACCTTCATCACCTGGGAATTGGTAAGAATAGAGTTGTACCTCAGAGGGGTATGGATGGCAATGAAACGGTCATAGGCCATGGCCAGCAAGACACCCGATTCCACAATGGAGAGGGAGTGAATAATGTAGGCCTGCAGGAAGCAGGCTCCATAGCCTATCTCCCGTTGATTCATCCATAACACTCCCATTACAGTTGGCATCGTAGTCAATGTCACCATCAGATCTGTGCCTGCCAGCAGGGCAAGGAAATAATACATGGGTTCATGGAGACTGTGGTCGTCCTTGATAAGGTAGAGGAGAGTACCATTGCCAAGAAGCACAGAGACGTAGACTGCAAAGAAAGGGATGGAGATCCAGTGATGTGCTGCTTCTAGACCTGGGAAGCCAGTCAGCAAAAAGGAGGCAGCACTAATGTTGGACCCTAACATGTCCACAGGTGGGGAGAGCAGCTTTCTAGAAACCAGAACTCAGATTTTTCTAACCCAGGAACCCAGATTTTTTCAGTTAACACTAATTGCCATGGGAATATATTAGAGCAGCCTTAATCACAATCTTTGTACTTAGGAAAACTAATTGGTGTACATATGgttttgcatctattttcttgTAGAAAAGCAGTAGAAATTTATAGACTGTACTAAGGATGAAGACACATGGTCTTTTCCTAAGTTATATATAATATTAGGTAAAAATTTTCTCAATTAAAAGAACATTATCTTCTAAAACATCAGGCCACACTGTTATCTGTATGCTGGAAAATGAGGTAATAATGgcataaagaaaaagatgaatatatacaaatggatagtaatttttaaaaatctacactGTCTTTttgtttacttgatttttttgatacatttcaaCTTGGTATTAATGTTATGTTTCACAGTCATGATAGAGACATAGTTTTTTGTCAGgaaactttgttttgaagttgaaTGTCAGTAGTTTATGAAATTCTAACAAAAGTCATAAACTCTttatggagaaaaatggaaaagagcaGATGATTTCATTTTGAGTCAAAAGCATTCAGTTTTCATGAAGCCCATCCAGGAGTCCCTCATTAGCAGCTCCAAACCTGCTTTGACATGTTTGTCCAAACAAAATTTCTGTGGTGTCGTCTTGCCTTTGCCCCATGTAGCATGTGTCCCACTCTACAGCCTCTGGAAAATCTATCTTCTCTCAACTGCAGCTAACATCATAAGGGAGAGGAACCCTTCCATATTTCTGTTCCTGGCACTCACCCACTCCACAGTCTTGTATCTGTCTTCTTTAAGAACTCAGTCCAGACTCTTCCTTCTCAAAAACTATTTTAAGAGGCCAGGTTAGAGAATTTATTTATGTGGAAATCACCTCCCCAGGGTTTCACCTTTCCAGCCACTTGGGAGATTATTTAAtatcccctcccttcctttttctggGAGTAGCTGGCCTGCTCACCCAGTGTTCTCAGGCATTTTGTTCATTTCCCTAAGGATGTATTAGGAAAACTGGAAACCCAAATGGCACATGATTGTGGGGAATGCCAGGGCTTGGTAATATGACCCCAAGATCCTCAGTGTAAGCATCTATGCATGTCTTCCCATTGTTTATCTCAAAGGTCAAGGAGATACCAGTTACTCTCAGGAGTCATGCATCCCTTTTATAGTCCTAGAACTTGTGAATTCCAATTgcagtttttgtctttcctgttgctttcaaGAAATTACTTgggttttttaaatagtttttctttttaattgaagtatagttgatatgcaatattatattaattttagatatacaacatagtgatttgacagttatatacattattaaatgcttaccacaGTAAGTGCAGTTTCCATTTGTCAtcataaaaagatatttcaatattattgactatattccctatgctgtacttttatccctgtgattaacttatttcataattggaagtctgtacctctttatTTGCTTCACCTGTTGTCCCCACCCATGGCCCCTCCCTTCTTCTATGGCAGTggtctctgtgtttatgagtctattcctgttttgtttgtttttttttttaattccacatataaatgatatgTGGAAATACTGCAATGGTAGTTGTCTTTCTATGCCtcgcttattttacttagtataataccttctaggtccatcatgttgttgcaaatggtgagattttgttcttttatggctgagtaatattccattgtatatatgtatcatgtcttctttatacattcgcctattgatggacacttaagttgcttctatatcttagcTATTCTAAATAATGCTGCAGCAAACATAGAAGTGTACATATCCTTTTGAATTagcaattttgtttcctttgggtaaattcccagaagtggaattactggatgaTATGGGTATTTCTGGTTTATGGAGAAATCAGTATTGGTTCACATAAAACCTCAGTGGATCTGTGAAGAGCCATATGAATGAAGAGTATTTTATATTGTGTCTTAAAATTGCTTTGCTTATATTCAGAATTTTCCCTATTTTGTGCCAGTCTAAGgtgatggatttttttcttcttattgacAGAACTTAAAAACCTAATGAGGACTTGCAAGAAAATATTGCCATAAATTTACATAGCACCATCATTACTGCATGAATGTCAGTGTGCTGGGGGAACACATAAAAGGTATCTCTGGGATCAGGGAAGACTTCCAAAACAAAGTGCTGTTTAAGCTGATAATTGAATAAAGAGAAGAGTAAAGAATATAGTTGTTTGTGATAAGAGAGGGCACTAGTTCCatgcagagaaaaaaacagaaacaaccacAGAAAATGTGCACTAGTCATAGGACAGGAGAAAATATGCTTGAtacaagcaaaaataattttgtactaAATTTATGCTAAATAATTATAGTATCTCTAGAACAAGTCATGAGAGAAAGCTTGACACAAAATATGTCTGTGATAGCAGGTGTTGATCACACAGGTTTTtataattcattgaagaatgctgacTTTATCCTAATAACATGAGTATTAAATTAGTGTTGGGTGGGTAGGTGAAGCTTATGCTCAGATAGTCAGTTGCTACAGTATAAAGAGCACATTGAAAAGAAATAGAACTGGTCAGAAGAATCAGAATACAGTAATCTATGTGATCGATTGTGCTGATGTGGACGTGATGGG from the Manis javanica isolate MJ-LG chromosome 11, MJ_LKY, whole genome shotgun sequence genome contains:
- the LOC108407204 gene encoding olfactory receptor 51B2-like; the protein is MLGSNISAASFLLTGFPGLEAAHHWISIPFFAVYVSVLLGNGTLLYLIKDDHSLHEPMYYFLALLAGTDLMVTLTTMPTVMGVLWMNQREIGYGACFLQAYIIHSLSIVESGVLLAMAYDRFIAIHTPLRYNSILTNSQVMKVGFGVLVRGFVPIVPPILPLCWFPYCHSHVLSHAFCLHQDVMKLACADITFNRVYPVILAALTFFLDALIILFSYVLILKTVGGIASGEERAKALNTCVSHISCVLVFYITAIGLTFIHRFGKHAPRVVHVTMSYVYFLFPPFMNPIIYSIKTQQIQRGIIRLFSEHSRA